A window of the Labeo rohita strain BAU-BD-2019 chromosome 1, IGBB_LRoh.1.0, whole genome shotgun sequence genome harbors these coding sequences:
- the lgalsla gene encoding galectin-related protein: MAELSAIRQELRTRNLSSSFGEPQSPQKDEQQKLAVPFCGGIRGGLRPGKKITIMGVVNADPDSFDISLTCGCGDVALDMCVRFEDREILRNACVSDSWGKEERSIPYFPFIAEQPFRVEIHCEHPRFRVFVDGHQLFDFYHRVTPVAAIDTIQISGSLTITKLN, translated from the exons ATGGCGGAGTTGAGCGCGATCCGACAAGAACTT AGAACCAGAAATCTGAGCAGTTCTTTTGGGGAGCCTCAGTCACCACAAAAAGATGAGCAACAGAAACTG GCCGTGCCGTTCTGCGGCGGCATTCGGGGCGGACTGCGACCGGGAAAGAAAATCACCATCATGGGCGTTGTGAATGCAGATCCGGACAG TTTTGACATAAGTCTGACGTGCGGCTGTGGGGACGTCGCTCTGGATATGTGCGTACGGTTCGAAGACCGGGAGATTTTACGAAATGCCTGCGTTTCTGATAGCTGGGGCAAGGAGGAGAGGTCAATACCCTATTTCCCCTTCATCGCAGAGCAGCCTTTCAGG GTTGAGATCCATTGCGAGCATCCACGCTTCCGCGTGTTCGTGGACGGCCACCAGCTCTTTGACTTCTACCATCGGGTGACGCCAGTGGCAGCCATCGACACCATACAGATCAGCGGCAGTCTGACCATCACCAAGCTGAACTGA